Proteins encoded within one genomic window of Polyodon spathula isolate WHYD16114869_AA chromosome 32, ASM1765450v1, whole genome shotgun sequence:
- the ythdf2 gene encoding YTH domain-containing family protein 2 isoform X1, whose protein sequence is MSASSLLEQRPKGQGNKVQNGAVNQKDTLNDDEFEPYLNSQARQSNAYTAMSDSYMPSYYSPSIGFSYSMNEATWSTGGDPPMPYLTSYGQLSNGEHHFLPDAMFGQPGAPLGSTPFLGQPGFNFFPSGIDFSAWGNSSSQGQSTQSPGYSSSYAYAPSSLGGAMIDGQSPFAASETLNKAPGMNSLDQGMAGLKIGAGDVAPKVVGSGLPGGPPNPVSAPPSMPPVSIAPPKPASWADIASKPAKPQPKLKTKGGAGGGNLPPPPIKHNMDIGTWDNKGTMPKAAAPQQAPIPSNGQPPNQASPQPSTNAGGGQQQPLSNGQLAPSSGPHQQLPLGHQGVGQQQMPQGPPSTQPAPPTRWVAPRNRANGFGDAGAGAGQSPPTSGAGGMAVPSEPHPVLEKLRSVNNYNPKDFDWNPKSGRVFIIKSYSEDDIHRSIKYNIWCSTEHGNKRLDAAYRSLASKGPLYLLFSVNGSGHFCGVAEMRSPVDYNTCAGVWSQDKWKGRFDVRWIFVKDVPNSQLRHIRLENNENKPVTNSRDTQEVPLDKARQVLKIIAGYKHTTSIFDDFSHYEKRQEEEDNVKKVEVQGSEPYTSNPNRSHYRLQERQGRVK, encoded by the exons ATGTCAGCCAGCAGCCTTCTAGAACAG AGACCGAAAGGCCAAGGGAATAAAG TGCAAAACGGAGCTGTGAACCAAAAGGACACTTTAAATGATGACGAGTTTGAGCCTTACCTGAACAGTCAGGCCAGACAG AGCAATGCCTATACGGCCATGTCTGACTCCTACATGCCCAGTTACTACAGCCCGTCTATTGGATTCTCGTACTCCATGAATGAAGCGACCTGGTCCACTGGTGGTGACCCACCTATGCCCTACCTGACCTCCTATGGACAGTTGAGCAATGGCGAGCACCACTTCCTGCCAGATGCAATGTTTGGGCAGCCAGGGGCACCGCTGGGGAGTACACCTTTCCTAGGCCAGCCCGGCTTCAATTTCTTCCCGAGTGGCATTGACTTTTCAGCCTGGGGCAACAGCAGCTCTCAGGGACAGTCAACTCAGAGCCCGGGCTACAGCAGCAGCTATGCCTATGCCCCCAGCTCCCTAGGTGGTGCAATGATTGACGGACAGTCTCCCTTTGCTGCCAGTGAGACTCTCAATAAGGCCCCTGGAATGAACAGCTTGGACCAGGGCATGGCTGGGCTAAAGATCGGTGCTGGGGACGTGGCCCCCAAAGTAGTGGGATCCGGACTTCCGGGGGGGCCTCCTAATCCTGTTTCGGCCCCACCTAGCATGCCTCCAGTGTCCATCGCCCCACCTAAACCGGCTTCGTGGGCAGACATCGCCAGCAAGCCAGCCAAACCACAGCCGAAACTGAAAACCAAGGGAGGTGCTGGAGGAGGTAACCTCCCGCCTCCTCCTATTAAACACAACATGGACATTGGCACCTGGGACAACAAAGGGACCATGCCTAAGGCGGCTGCCCCCCAGCAGGCTCCCATCCCCAGTAATGGGCAACCTCCCAACCAGGCTTCGCCTCAACCTAGCACAAATGCTGGTGGAGGGCAACAGCAGCCCCTCAGCAATGGACAGTTGGCTCCCTCTTCTGGGCCGCACCAACAGCTACCTTTAGGCCACCAAGGGGTTGGGCAACAGCAAATGCCCCAGGGCCCACCTTCTACCCAGCCAGCACCACCCACCCGCTGGGTGGCACCCCGTAACCGTGCCAACGGCTTTGGGGATGCTGGGGCCGGGGCTGGGCAGTCACCACCCACCTCTGGGGCCGGCGGCATGGCTGTCCCTTCGGAGCCACACCCGGTGCTTGAAAAACTGCGCTCTGTGAATAACTACAACCCCAAGGACTTCGACTGGAACCCCAAGAGCGGGCGTGTGTTTATCATCAAGAGCTACTCTGAGGACGACATCCACCGTTCCATCAAGTACAACATATGGTGTAGCACGGAGCATGGAAACAAGCGTCTGGACGCTGCTTACCGGTCTCTTGCCAGCAAGGGTCCCCTCTACCTGCTGTTCAGCGTGAACGGCAGCGGGCACTTCTGCGGTGTCGCCGAGATGCGTTCCCCCGTGGACTACAACACCTGTGCTGGCGTCTGGTCACAAGACAAGTGGAAGGGCCGATTTGATGTGCGCTGGATCTTCGTCAAGGACGTTCCGAACAGCCAGCTCAGGCATATCCGCTTGGAGAACAACGAGAACAAGCCAGTGACCAACTCTCGGGACACTCAGGAAGTGCCCCTGGACAAAGCCCGGCAGGTGCTCAAGATCATTGCTGGCTACAAGCATACCACCTCCATCTTCGACGACTTCTCGCACTATGAGAAGcggcaggaggaggaggacaatGTTAAAAAG GTAGAAGTTCAGGGAAGCGAACCCTACACCAGTAACCCAAACAGGAGCCATTACAGACTTCAG gaaCGCCAAGGCCGTGTCAAGTAA
- the ythdf2 gene encoding YTH domain-containing family protein 2 isoform X2, whose product MSDSYMPSYYSPSIGFSYSMNEATWSTGGDPPMPYLTSYGQLSNGEHHFLPDAMFGQPGAPLGSTPFLGQPGFNFFPSGIDFSAWGNSSSQGQSTQSPGYSSSYAYAPSSLGGAMIDGQSPFAASETLNKAPGMNSLDQGMAGLKIGAGDVAPKVVGSGLPGGPPNPVSAPPSMPPVSIAPPKPASWADIASKPAKPQPKLKTKGGAGGGNLPPPPIKHNMDIGTWDNKGTMPKAAAPQQAPIPSNGQPPNQASPQPSTNAGGGQQQPLSNGQLAPSSGPHQQLPLGHQGVGQQQMPQGPPSTQPAPPTRWVAPRNRANGFGDAGAGAGQSPPTSGAGGMAVPSEPHPVLEKLRSVNNYNPKDFDWNPKSGRVFIIKSYSEDDIHRSIKYNIWCSTEHGNKRLDAAYRSLASKGPLYLLFSVNGSGHFCGVAEMRSPVDYNTCAGVWSQDKWKGRFDVRWIFVKDVPNSQLRHIRLENNENKPVTNSRDTQEVPLDKARQVLKIIAGYKHTTSIFDDFSHYEKRQEEEDNVKKVEVQGSEPYTSNPNRSHYRLQERQGRVK is encoded by the exons ATGTCTGACTCCTACATGCCCAGTTACTACAGCCCGTCTATTGGATTCTCGTACTCCATGAATGAAGCGACCTGGTCCACTGGTGGTGACCCACCTATGCCCTACCTGACCTCCTATGGACAGTTGAGCAATGGCGAGCACCACTTCCTGCCAGATGCAATGTTTGGGCAGCCAGGGGCACCGCTGGGGAGTACACCTTTCCTAGGCCAGCCCGGCTTCAATTTCTTCCCGAGTGGCATTGACTTTTCAGCCTGGGGCAACAGCAGCTCTCAGGGACAGTCAACTCAGAGCCCGGGCTACAGCAGCAGCTATGCCTATGCCCCCAGCTCCCTAGGTGGTGCAATGATTGACGGACAGTCTCCCTTTGCTGCCAGTGAGACTCTCAATAAGGCCCCTGGAATGAACAGCTTGGACCAGGGCATGGCTGGGCTAAAGATCGGTGCTGGGGACGTGGCCCCCAAAGTAGTGGGATCCGGACTTCCGGGGGGGCCTCCTAATCCTGTTTCGGCCCCACCTAGCATGCCTCCAGTGTCCATCGCCCCACCTAAACCGGCTTCGTGGGCAGACATCGCCAGCAAGCCAGCCAAACCACAGCCGAAACTGAAAACCAAGGGAGGTGCTGGAGGAGGTAACCTCCCGCCTCCTCCTATTAAACACAACATGGACATTGGCACCTGGGACAACAAAGGGACCATGCCTAAGGCGGCTGCCCCCCAGCAGGCTCCCATCCCCAGTAATGGGCAACCTCCCAACCAGGCTTCGCCTCAACCTAGCACAAATGCTGGTGGAGGGCAACAGCAGCCCCTCAGCAATGGACAGTTGGCTCCCTCTTCTGGGCCGCACCAACAGCTACCTTTAGGCCACCAAGGGGTTGGGCAACAGCAAATGCCCCAGGGCCCACCTTCTACCCAGCCAGCACCACCCACCCGCTGGGTGGCACCCCGTAACCGTGCCAACGGCTTTGGGGATGCTGGGGCCGGGGCTGGGCAGTCACCACCCACCTCTGGGGCCGGCGGCATGGCTGTCCCTTCGGAGCCACACCCGGTGCTTGAAAAACTGCGCTCTGTGAATAACTACAACCCCAAGGACTTCGACTGGAACCCCAAGAGCGGGCGTGTGTTTATCATCAAGAGCTACTCTGAGGACGACATCCACCGTTCCATCAAGTACAACATATGGTGTAGCACGGAGCATGGAAACAAGCGTCTGGACGCTGCTTACCGGTCTCTTGCCAGCAAGGGTCCCCTCTACCTGCTGTTCAGCGTGAACGGCAGCGGGCACTTCTGCGGTGTCGCCGAGATGCGTTCCCCCGTGGACTACAACACCTGTGCTGGCGTCTGGTCACAAGACAAGTGGAAGGGCCGATTTGATGTGCGCTGGATCTTCGTCAAGGACGTTCCGAACAGCCAGCTCAGGCATATCCGCTTGGAGAACAACGAGAACAAGCCAGTGACCAACTCTCGGGACACTCAGGAAGTGCCCCTGGACAAAGCCCGGCAGGTGCTCAAGATCATTGCTGGCTACAAGCATACCACCTCCATCTTCGACGACTTCTCGCACTATGAGAAGcggcaggaggaggaggacaatGTTAAAAAG GTAGAAGTTCAGGGAAGCGAACCCTACACCAGTAACCCAAACAGGAGCCATTACAGACTTCAG gaaCGCCAAGGCCGTGTCAAGTAA